From a region of the Spirochaetota bacterium genome:
- a CDS encoding HD-GYP domain-containing protein — protein MRKFMVEELKPGMRFDKPVYIDSNSMFVGANVTISEGDIKKLMKWGIVEIETAGKIISTEAEIKHATLRSAVSATNDTKKILSNYNNLLKKRKTLIEVHKEACKAVGDIYKAIKNDEEFTTDELEVCLGHIINLIRENNNIFLFLYGLDEGKNYLMYHSVNVTFYALLIGITMKYSPHKLRELGLGTLLIDAGMAKMPVYITHKQSNLTEQEFNLVKTHPLLGFRALRQLGGVREKVAIVSLQHHEQYDGKGYPRGFKGNMIDEYARISRIADSYEAQIVNRSYRKKRLFYHAMKHMLSSGINQFDPVILRIFLSSMSVYPIGSIVKLNDGSIGLVIGSVSQKPLRPLIKLIFDRKQKRITENLIIDLLEETSLYIVKALDETESAVNILDVL, from the coding sequence ATGAGGAAATTTATGGTTGAAGAGTTGAAGCCAGGGATGCGGTTTGATAAACCTGTTTATATTGATAGTAATAGTATGTTCGTTGGAGCTAACGTCACAATAAGTGAAGGCGATATTAAGAAACTAATGAAATGGGGAATAGTAGAGATAGAGACCGCGGGCAAGATAATATCAACAGAAGCTGAGATAAAACATGCTACTCTGAGAAGCGCGGTATCCGCTACAAATGATACTAAGAAGATCCTAAGTAATTACAATAATTTACTGAAGAAGAGAAAAACTCTAATTGAGGTTCACAAAGAGGCATGTAAGGCTGTGGGAGATATATATAAGGCTATTAAGAATGATGAAGAGTTTACTACTGATGAGCTAGAGGTTTGTCTTGGGCATATTATTAATTTAATTAGGGAGAATAACAATATATTTCTATTTCTTTATGGTCTTGATGAGGGGAAGAACTATCTTATGTATCATTCGGTTAATGTTACCTTTTATGCGTTATTGATCGGGATAACAATGAAATACTCTCCTCACAAATTAAGAGAGCTTGGTCTTGGGACACTTCTGATAGACGCTGGTATGGCTAAGATGCCTGTGTATATAACTCATAAGCAGTCTAATCTCACAGAACAAGAATTTAATTTGGTTAAGACTCATCCCCTTCTTGGATTCAGGGCTCTTAGACAGCTTGGGGGTGTAAGGGAAAAGGTCGCGATTGTATCCCTGCAGCATCATGAACAATATGATGGGAAAGGTTATCCAAGGGGATTTAAGGGAAACATGATTGATGAGTATGCCAGAATTTCGAGAATTGCTGATAGTTATGAGGCACAGATAGTAAACAGAAGTTATCGAAAGAAGCGTTTATTCTACCATGCGATGAAGCATATGCTATCAAGCGGAATCAATCAGTTTGATCCCGTTATACTTAGAATATTTCTCTCCAGCATGTCCGTATATCCGATTGGCTCAATTGTTAAGCTGAACGACGGAAGCATCGGTCTAGTTATAGGTTCAGTATCACAGAAACCGCTTCGCCCTTTGATCAAACTAATCTTTGATAGGAAGCAAAAGAGGATTACTGAGAATTTAATAATTGATCTTCTGGAAGAGACATCTCTATATATAGTCAAGGCATTGGATGAAACCGAGAGCGCTGTAAACATCCTTGATGTTCTTTGA
- a CDS encoding EscU/YscU/HrcU family type III secretion system export apparatus switch protein, whose amino-acid sequence MKGKQKGIAIGYSGREVPKVLAVAQGRLVDRLLSLAEEYNITIYKDPDLADALALLNVGSDISENLYRAVAEVLAYCYKINEEFRDKINISMD is encoded by the coding sequence ATGAAAGGCAAACAAAAGGGTATAGCCATTGGTTATTCGGGAAGGGAAGTGCCAAAGGTCCTTGCTGTAGCACAGGGGCGATTGGTCGATAGATTATTGAGTCTAGCAGAAGAATATAATATTACAATATACAAAGACCCTGATCTGGCAGATGCTCTGGCCTTATTGAATGTAGGGAGCGATATCTCTGAAAATCTTTATCGTGCAGTTGCTGAGGTACTAGCATATTGTTACAAAATAAATGAAGAATTCAGGGATAAGATAAATATTAGCATGGATTGA
- a CDS encoding ribonuclease HII, with protein sequence MLQQRISEDNPSFNIERALLDKGYKTIAGIDEAGRGALAGPLVVGLVIYRDSFIMNPDTQIINRVNDSKRLTPCERNRVLSIIEEYSEFACVEIVSHQIIDNININRATEYGIQRLLHSMPYPPDIILLDGNFSFDLKIPVIAIIKGDTKSISIASASVVAKVRRDNLMVEFDPIYPGYGFKKNKGYGTKEHRRAIQSIGPSPIHRRSYKPVSEIPLL encoded by the coding sequence TTGCTACAACAAAGGATTAGCGAAGATAACCCTTCTTTTAATATTGAGAGAGCCCTGTTAGATAAGGGATATAAAACAATCGCTGGTATAGATGAAGCGGGAAGAGGGGCATTGGCTGGACCTTTGGTTGTCGGTCTTGTTATATATAGGGATTCATTTATCATGAATCCTGATACTCAAATTATAAATAGAGTCAACGATTCCAAGAGATTAACCCCTTGTGAAAGGAATCGGGTATTGTCAATTATTGAAGAATACTCTGAGTTCGCTTGCGTTGAAATAGTATCCCACCAAATTATTGATAACATAAATATCAATAGGGCAACAGAATATGGAATACAAAGATTGCTTCATAGTATGCCATACCCGCCTGATATAATTCTACTTGATGGAAATTTTTCCTTTGATTTGAAAATACCGGTTATTGCTATAATCAAGGGCGACACTAAATCCATTTCAATTGCTTCAGCCTCAGTAGTCGCAAAGGTTAGGAGAGATAATTTAATGGTTGAATTTGATCCAATTTACCCTGGTTATGGTTTCAAAAAGAATAAGGGCTATGGTACCAAAGAGCATAGACGAGCAATACAAAGCATTGGCCCTTCCCCAATCCATAGAAGGAGTTATAAGCCAGTGAGTGAGATTCCATTATTATAG
- the rimM gene encoding ribosome maturation factor RimM (Essential for efficient processing of 16S rRNA), whose product MSKGKEYLRVGKIIGAHGLHGRLRIIVISDLRERFEEKSIIYLDIHGEYRAYKSLGLVGIQTKSSLLELDGIIDRDAALNLKGCEIYIDKKEAEGTRGNLAPELYYYYDIIGCTVFWKGNHYAEVVDIIRAGEGDVLVIKNNDNKELLIPFVESMIDTERIFEGRIDINPIDGLFEI is encoded by the coding sequence TTGAGTAAAGGTAAAGAGTACTTAAGAGTAGGTAAAATCATTGGCGCTCATGGACTTCATGGTCGTCTTAGGATTATAGTGATCTCTGATCTGCGGGAACGATTTGAAGAGAAGAGTATTATTTATTTAGATATTCATGGAGAATATAGGGCATATAAAAGTCTTGGATTAGTTGGAATTCAAACAAAAAGCTCCCTATTGGAATTAGATGGAATTATTGATAGAGACGCTGCCCTTAATCTTAAGGGTTGTGAAATATATATAGATAAGAAAGAGGCTGAAGGAACAAGAGGGAATTTAGCCCCTGAGCTATATTACTATTATGATATTATTGGATGCACTGTCTTCTGGAAAGGGAATCATTATGCTGAAGTAGTGGATATTATTAGGGCAGGAGAGGGTGATGTCCTTGTGATAAAGAATAATGATAATAAAGAGTTGTTAATACCCTTTGTTGAGTCCATGATTGATACTGAAAGAATTTTTGAGGGAAGAATAGATATCAATCCAATCGATGGATTGTTTGAGATTTGA
- a CDS encoding KH domain-containing protein, producing the protein MDFKELVEYLVKSLVDHPEEVMVKEVEGEKSTILELKVAKDDIGKVIGKHGRIAKAIRTILNASATKSGKRVVLEIID; encoded by the coding sequence ATGGATTTTAAAGAACTGGTGGAATACTTAGTGAAATCTCTTGTGGATCATCCCGAAGAGGTAATGGTAAAAGAGGTTGAAGGAGAAAAATCTACAATACTAGAACTAAAGGTTGCGAAGGATGATATAGGAAAAGTCATCGGTAAGCATGGTCGCATAGCTAAGGCCATTAGAACAATTCTTAATGCTTCTGCCACAAAATCAGGTAAAAGGGTGGTATTAGAAATAATTGATTGA
- the rpsP gene encoding 30S ribosomal protein S16: MSVKIRLQRVGTKKKPFYRIVAVDSRKKRGGEVIEYLGKYHPISKGDQFDVKEENVINWLQKGAVPTETTERLLKRSGIWEKFKHVK, from the coding sequence TTGTCGGTTAAAATACGGTTACAAAGAGTTGGTACTAAGAAAAAGCCATTTTATCGTATAGTGGCTGTTGATAGTAGAAAGAAGAGAGGAGGAGAAGTAATAGAATATCTTGGTAAATATCATCCTATCTCAAAGGGAGATCAGTTTGATGTTAAGGAAGAGAACGTTATAAATTGGCTCCAAAAGGGGGCTGTGCCAACAGAGACAACGGAAAGACTTTTGAAAAGGTCAGGAATTTGGGAAAAGTTTAAACATGTAAAATAA
- a CDS encoding PASTA domain-containing protein: MKGKEGYWNSEALKNILSKVVGPTALLLLIGISLYLFISTIILIFLTESEKEVKIPYVVGKRFIDVYNSLERSGLSPEISFYDVFDIDNGVILNQHPECGSIVSEGTKLKLIVSRSNLLVDVPNLIGLQLPFAMNKMKNLHVYNRSISLGIGVISYIQSDKSANNIVIDQNPIAGEEVTPDRKINLLVSAGKSDIDMKMPNLIGQSIDLCFNLLLSKGLSIYEEIKITSSKKMSGLIISQEPKKGTPISKGDKAKLKIYYYPLKEHPYISYEKIDYTVPTNRERAIYEAYIEDDSSKRVRFYRQMDGGETMSFVFKRRGNARISIVSDKKIIEVIGIRVQNFE; encoded by the coding sequence TTGAAAGGAAAAGAGGGATATTGGAATAGCGAAGCTCTGAAAAATATCTTATCAAAGGTTGTAGGTCCAACAGCCTTGTTATTGCTTATTGGGATTTCTCTATATCTATTTATTTCAACGATCATCTTAATATTCCTTACAGAGTCAGAAAAGGAGGTAAAAATACCATATGTGGTTGGCAAACGCTTTATTGATGTTTATAACAGTCTTGAGAGAAGCGGGCTATCGCCTGAGATAAGTTTCTATGATGTATTTGATATAGATAATGGTGTAATCCTTAATCAACATCCTGAATGCGGAAGTATTGTTTCAGAGGGTACTAAACTTAAACTTATTGTCAGTAGAAGCAATCTCCTTGTTGACGTCCCCAATCTAATCGGATTACAGCTCCCATTTGCTATGAATAAGATGAAAAATCTTCACGTTTATAATAGATCCATCTCGCTTGGAATAGGTGTCATATCATATATTCAATCGGATAAGAGTGCTAATAATATTGTAATTGATCAAAATCCAATAGCCGGTGAAGAGGTCACACCTGATAGAAAGATCAATCTTCTTGTATCAGCCGGGAAGTCGGATATTGACATGAAGATGCCTAATTTAATTGGACAATCAATTGATTTATGTTTTAACCTATTGCTTTCAAAGGGGCTTTCAATTTATGAAGAGATAAAGATAACTAGTTCGAAAAAAATGAGCGGGCTTATAATATCCCAAGAGCCAAAGAAGGGCACGCCAATATCTAAAGGCGATAAGGCTAAGCTGAAGATATATTATTATCCCCTCAAAGAGCATCCTTATATATCCTATGAAAAAATCGATTACACTGTACCTACAAATAGGGAAAGGGCTATATATGAAGCCTATATTGAGGATGACAGCTCAAAGAGGGTTAGATTTTACAGACAAATGGATGGTGGGGAAACGATGAGTTTTGTGTTTAAACGGAGGGGTAATGCTAGGATAAGCATAGTATCCGACAAAAAAATTATAGAGGTTATTGGAATAAGGGTGCAAAATTTTGAATAG